GACCCTTGTTTTCCAGTCACTTGCAGTGCCTTCAGCATAAATAGTATCCACTGAGACAAAGCTTAAGGATACGCCTAGCAATACTTTCAAGCAGCCTATTTCAACTGGCTGTCCTTACTGCCACGCCGGTTGTAGGCGTAGTGGAATTGCTGTTGCTTGTCCGCTTCTTCTTGGCAGGCAATACACAACTGCACGCCGGGTAGAGCGCGACGGCGGGCTTCGGGAATCGGCTCGCCGCATTCCACACATTTACGGGCGCTTTCGCCGGAGGGCAGGTTTTGCCGGGCAGAGGCCAGCGCATCGTCCAAATTGGCGTCGATTTGCGCCTGTTCCGCGCCGTCAGGCGCCCAGCCGCCAGCCATGTTATACGCCTTTTTTCTTTTTGTAGTCCGCCACAGCGGCTTTTACCGCATCTTCAGCCAAGATGGAGCAGTGGATTTTTACCGGTGGCAGTTCCAATTCTTCAGCGATTTCGCTGTTTTTTATTGCCAGCGCGTCATCCAGGCTTTTGCCTTTGACCCACTCGGTAATCAGGCTGGAAGAAGCGATGGCAGAGCCGCAGCCGTAAGTTTTGAATTTGGCGTCTTCGATGATGCCTTCGTCGTTCACTTTGATTTGCAGGCGCATCACGTCGCCGCAAGCCGGCGCGCCGACCATGCCGGTGCCGACAGACTCTTCGTCTTTGTCGAAAGTACCGACATTGCGGGGGTTTTCATAGTGGTCGATTACTTTATCGCTGTATGCCATGATGTGGTTTCCTTTGTGTTTTTAGTGGTGTAAATGGTTTGTTTACGAATATTCAGACGGCCTGAAGTTTAGATTTTGCACGCGCCGCCTTCGCAGCCGTCATCATTCTCTGAATCAACGCCGCCTTCTACGGTAACGCCGTCAAAATCTTCAAGCAGGTTGTCGAGGTTGTCGAGGTCGA
This region of Neisseria subflava genomic DNA includes:
- the iscU gene encoding Fe-S cluster assembly scaffold IscU, yielding MAYSDKVIDHYENPRNVGTFDKDEESVGTGMVGAPACGDVMRLQIKVNDEGIIEDAKFKTYGCGSAIASSSLITEWVKGKSLDDALAIKNSEIAEELELPPVKIHCSILAEDAVKAAVADYKKKKGV
- a CDS encoding DksA/TraR family C4-type zinc finger protein — protein: MAGGWAPDGAEQAQIDANLDDALASARQNLPSGESARKCVECGEPIPEARRRALPGVQLCIACQEEADKQQQFHYAYNRRGSKDSQLK